A single Nicotiana tabacum cultivar K326 chromosome 5, ASM71507v2, whole genome shotgun sequence DNA region contains:
- the LOC107791607 gene encoding uncharacterized protein LOC107791607 has protein sequence MSKIPIMLKSNGNWDNYGRFRDFEVDAIVVDDNANYGILSSTIAEQLSIDTSDKIIESKYIVNENCPPMEIRNDMGFRAYMETKKENKNLGSYPLCISVRDFNMELAINNESTSAGSSGSLNLLEFPSSPAIEEYQSEIITESTQTYIEEGQVYQDKQTVAAAMKNYSVMHKFQFRVKRSSHRSYWLICVAESCKWHFKATPINDSAMFKIRSFSRQHTCCLMDETFIQRKRTAAVLGSMVVPKYCDPKTVYTPKDIQTDMLSEHGLNLSYMQAWRAKEKALQFLRGNPCDSYNKLPKYFYILEKNYPGSVVKLKKAADDCFLYAFVALCTSINGWQHCRPVVVVDGTFLKSAYRGIMLTASTMDAAGTIFPLAYAVVDSENDASWKWFFEQFKEAYGERPSMCVVSDRHESILKATSVVYPGLAHYSCMWHIWTNIRSKFKKGHLQLHELYFATARSYTMDEFNERMLKIEEVDLRVKSYLYDIGYHRWSRVHATVNRTFTMTSNIAESLNAVTKDARELPIFDLFEYMRTLLERWTKEKLSKAKGTFTYLGHKYNKELEDNSTLSQKLRVRASTDHIHTVLDGVKRYIVCLENKKCSCGQFQLDELPCAHALAALRHRNETYENYCSPYYTRKSLLLTYEMPVNPLPDEGKWEVPQHILDEVVKPPAGDKRQPERPHKERYKTFDEIKSKKYKVSCGNCGGEGHNKRTCKNAPKKK, from the exons TCTACAATTGCAGAACAATTATCGATTGATACATCGGATAAAATTATAGAAAGCAAATACATTGTGAACGAGAATTGTCCTCCAATGGAGATTAGGAATGATATGGGGTTTCGTGCTTACATGGAAACCAAAAAGGAGAATAAAAACTTAGGTTCGTATCCTTTATGTATAAGCGTAAgagatttcaatatggaattggCAATCAACAATGAAAGCACCAGTGCAG GTTCGTCTGGATCCCTAAACTTACTTGAATTTCCATCCTCACCAGCTATAGAGGAAtatcaaagtgaaataataactgaaTCTACGCAAACATATATTGAAGAAGGACAAGTTTATCAGGACAAGCAAACAGTAGCTGCTGCAATGAAGAATTATTCAGTGATGCACAAGTTCCAGTTCAGAGTAAAAAGATCCAGTCATAGAAG CTACTGGCTTATATGTGTTGCTGAAAGCTGTAAATGGCATTTCAAGGCAACGCCAATTAATGATTCGGCAATGTTCAAGATAAGAAGTTTCAGTCGTCAACACACATGCTGCCTAATGGACGAAACATTCATACAGCGCAAACGTACTGCAGCAGTACTTGGTAGCATGGTCGTTCCAAAGTATTGTGATCCTAAGACTGTTTACACACCAAAGGACATACAAACTGACATGTTATCCGAACATGGACTGAACCTAAGCTACATGCAAGcatggagagcaaaggaaaaagCTTTACAGTTTTTGAGAGGGAATCCGTGTGACTCCTACAACaaattacccaaatatttttatattcttgagaagaattatcctggtTCTGTTGTTAAATTGAAGAAGGCAGCAGATGATTGCTTCTTATACGCATTTGTTGCTCTTTGTACATCAATAAATGGTTGGCAACATTGTAGGCCGGTAGTAGTGGTTGATGGGACATTCTTAAAGTCAGCCTACAGGGGGATTATGCTGACAGCAAGCACCATGGATGCAGCAG GTACTATTTTTCCCTTGGCATATGCTGTGGTTGATTCTGAAAACGACGCGTCTTGGAAgtggttctttgagcaattcaaggaGGCATATGGTGAAAGACCTTCAATGTGTGTTGTTTCAGATAGACATGAGAGTATACTGAAGGCAACATCAGTTGTCTATCCGGGATTGGCACACTACTCTTGCATGTGGCATATATGGACAAATATAAGGTCAAAATTCAAGAAAGGACATCTACAATTACATGAATTGTACTTTGCTACAGCACGGTCATACACTAtggatgaatttaatgaaaggatgTTGAAGATTGAAGAGGTAGACCTGCGTGTAAAGTCTTACCTATATGATATTGGCTATCATAGATGGTCAAGAGTACATGCAACGGTAAATAGAACTTTTACTATGACGTCAAACATTGCCGAGTCATTGAATGCTGTAACAAAAGATGCAAGAGAGCTTCCAATATTTGATCTATTTGAGTATATGAGGACTCTTCTTGAACGTTGGACAAAAGAAAAGTTATCGAAGGCAAAGGGTACTTTCACATACCTTGGTCACAAATACAACAAAGAATTGGAAGACAACAGTACATTATCTCAGAAACTAAGG gtgagggcttcaacaGATCATATACATACTGTGTTAGATGGTGTGAAGCGGTACATTGTGTGTCTAGAAAACAAGAAATGTAGCTGTGGACAATTCCAACTTGATGAACTTCCATGTGCGCATGCTTTGGCAGCATTAAGGCATAGGAATGAAACATACGAAAACTATTGCTCTCCGTATTACACAAGGAAGAGCCTTCTGCTTACCTATGAAATGCCAGTAAATCCTCTTCCTGATGAAGGCAAATGGGAAGTGCCACAACATATTTTGGATGAGGTAGTAAAGCCACCGGCGGGAGATAAAAGGCAGCCAGAGAGACCTCACAAGGAAAGATATAAAACATTTGATGAAATAAAGTCAAAGAAATACAAGGTGTCATGTGGTAATTGTGGAGgtgaagggcataacaaaagaaCTTGCAAGAATGCGCCGAAAAAGAAATGA